CCAGAAATATGTGTTTTCATGAAAGATGAATTTGCGTTTCTATGTCTCTAACCGCACTCAGAGACGTTTAATGACTAcataagtcactccttagtgacagattgtcaaagaaatccttcaccaaggaacggcttaagtaaccattaaatgtctctgattGCGGGGTAAAAGTTCATGGTGAacgaaaattaacaaaaaaatgttggagCAAGTGTCATTGACTTTATTGGCGGTAGCTCCTGATTTTAGTCCTATTTCTTCGTGATTAATTTATCGATTGACTTAAACTCACCTGTTAGAACTTGCAAACAGTCCCCAGTTTCCACGTCATACAAGTTAGCTGTCCTATCCCAAGATGCGGTGATGACGTGATCGCCGCCAGTCAGCCAATCAGCGGCCACCACCACGCCTTGGTGCCCGCCCAGCTCAGTCAGTGGAGTACGCAGCACTTCTGGCCTGTCCCCACCTTCACCTAGGCTCTCCTCACCTCCACCTTCTAATTCCTCCTCCGACGATTGGCCACGCTAAACGTTAAAAtttaaaaccattaaaataGTAGTCAATAAAAGATACACGTTACTAAATGATTGTAGTGAGTGACTCTATACATAGatatctttgaaaataaaagcaatCAAAAAGTCACTTCGTGCAGCCATAGCATTTTGTAGCCGCAAAGTTGAAATATAGATGTTTAAATATACgataatcattatttatttttactaaccGGTAAGTCCCAGTTGACGGCAGCCTGCCAGACATGCGCAGTGTTGTCGCCACTGCTAGTGAGTGCTATGTCCCTGCTCGGGTGGAACCGGATAGAGTTGACCGAACCAGAGTGTCCCGTATACTGCAGAAGACATTTACCCCACTCCACGCTCCATACGCACGCTGTGTGGTctgttaaataagtaaatagctgGCTGAAATCTTCTTCATTTTATGCCAATAATAATACGCTAAAAAgaccggcaatacacggaccgcgtGCAGCACTCAGGGACGACAGCTAcaagctgtcgactgcacagtgaactACAGAGTTCTATGGATGCAcatacacgaaccgctcgagcagttgcaactaATTCGGGCGGTCGAAAGCTTAAAGCTGTCacccctgactgcttcaagcggtccgtgtattgccggcatAAGATTGTTTCAAACAAAGTGTTACAGCACAGGCATGTACGACAAAGCAAAGGCATTGATTACAATGAGGTAAAATCAGAGTTCCAAAGTAAGATATTTAGAAAGCTATGACACAGACAATGTGAAAACAATGATGTCAGCCATCCATAATTCTACAACCAAccaaaaaattactaaaaccaacaataataaaaataagcattttaCCTGCCGATGCAGTGCCAATGAGCGCTTGTCCCGGACGTGCTGAAGAAACATCCCAGATGCCGTCTTTGTGCCCGGTGAACTCCCTCACCAACTGACAGCTGTACGTAGGAGCCTTGAAGCTGGATACTATCTTACTCGTCTGAACTCTTAGTTTGTGACTTGCTTTCACTTTCTGGGAGTTGCTCTGGGTTACTGCAAATATTAAACACaatcttaaatatttaatcttaaaTTATGTAATACGCTGGAGGACAGACACACGACAGATATCAACTAAACAAAATCATATTCAAATTGGTTCATCCATTCAAGGGCCTTGGTACCATAGATGGACACATAATGTTCAAAGTTATAACATCCTTTGTGTTGGCACATATAACAGTAGTCTTGGTTTGGGGGttcataattacaataaagtacTAACATTTCACTTTAGAGTTTTTCCCGGTTACATCAAACTCAATGTAGTCCAAATTCTGTTTGTCTCCAACATAGCTCTCTCGTTCCAACTTCTCACTCAGCATATCAATTTTTTCTTGAACTGAAAAcgcagaaaaaaaattacaagaaacCTCCTAAGACTGACACATATTATGCtcaaaactgcatcaaaattggttcaggAAGTGCGCTCAAACGTACAGACATACATaaaggtcaaactgagaacctccttttttgaagttggttaaaaatgcAAATGTTACCACCACATAAGGACATAGAACATTCTGTAAATGATGTTAATTAATGAATGTAAAAAACTGTTGCAATATTCCTATTTCATTTCATTGATTGGTTTTGATGATGAAAGTCCTAATATATGCCAGGTTACATAGCCATGTGTAATGAATATTGCCAAAGCGGAATTTCAAActgtgttaaaataaatgtttgtgtgATTGTGATGGCATATAATTGACCAGCTTTTCCCACAGTTTCACCTGTGTCCTTGGGGAACATTCTCCCCGTACCAGgacaaaataaagcctatgttactcagggatagtgtagctatccaacagtgtaagaatttttcacatCAGCCTAGTAGTTTCTGAACCTTTAGGagctaaaaaaacaattgtattatattagtttagatgaAGTGACCCAATACAGATAATAATTGATGTTAAATCACCAGTTCAGGCACAATCAATATTTGGCTAGTTCCAATGCCTCAGAGCAAGGACGTATCAGTTCAATATTAAccaataatattgattttatgagattgtttcagattttattcaatcaataagatttttaagtgacttcaaaaaaaagaggaggttctctaTTTTTTGGATCTAAAATCTACCAATTTTCAATCAATAGTAAACAAGCAGCCTCAATCAACCaattttcttttagtttggAAGAAATTGGTCAATTTTAGATTGGAtttccggttagattggaaacCCACAAAGGTGTTGGGCCTTTGTATGAAAAAACACACATCAAAAATTGGTTCATGATGACAGGTTAAGAACTATAGGACAGGCACACCTTACAATGTGTTTAAGCCAtgaataatattgattttatgagattgtttcagattttattcaatcaataagatttttaagtGACTGAGGAGGTTCTCTATTTTTGGATCTAAAATCTACCAATTTTCAATCAATAGTAAACAAGCAGCCTCAATCAACCAATTTAGTTTGGAAGAAATTGGTCAATTTTAGATTGGAtttccggttagattggaaacCCACAAAGGTGTTGGGCCTTTGTATGAAAAAACACACATCAAAAATTGGTTCATGATGACAGGTTAAGAACTATAGTCCTACAGACAGGCACACCttaatagataaaattaaaacaatgtgtTTAAGCATGGGAggctttcattaaaatatattagaaaGAAATTGCAATTATAAATAGTTTATCCTATTTAACTGAAACATTCAATTATATTGTAGTAAAAGTAATATTGACTATGTAGATTCATATTTATGACAATGTCTATTGTCATAGTACTTAAGATAAAACACCACAAGTACTTGCATGGACACAATCTTTGTATTAAGATGACTCCAAAAGtatgtattgtttataaataatgagCAGTTTGTGCTTTAAACGAAACTAAAACAAACTCCGCATACACAGCTGATGATAGTAACATAACTTGAGAAACTTACGGTTCAGGTTTTCAGTGTACAGAAGGTCAAACTCTTTTTCTATTTGCGAAAACAACTCGTGTAATCGAGATCTAAATACAGGAGGAATTGATGTTTCCGAATCTTCCATCTTCAGGTAATTAGGCAGCCCGTCAGAACCCTCCGTGAGGGCCTGAAGTCTTCGCTTACTAGATTTCATGGTCCAAGGCGGATTGCTTGCTCACCAAAGAACAATTCACATCACTTAAAAGAGCACATCAGTGATTTATGACCAAATTGCAaagtacttaactttttaattaagaacACTGATAATCCTTTTATTCGACGGACAAATGAGAGAAATTATGTGGAAATACGGATCAAATTTGCATTACAAGCAAACAACGCGAGATACTTTTCGTTCTTCGTTTTCAATTGACAAGCATGACATTTGTCGAATTGTTGACATTTTTGTAGTTTGACACAAAGCTTTTTTGACTTTTTTGTTTCTCTGCCTGTGGCAGATCCTAGGGGACGTTCCTTTTTTTTAAGACTTATAAGTCAAGTCATATTTTAAGGGGATGTtcggaaataataaaaatatgttctcaTTGTTATGTGTTATTGGTTATTTCCTACACACCATTTTACTATACGCTCATACAGTTAATCCGCAATAACGTTTTGTTTGACCGTTGACTTGTAGACGGATTACGGACAATGTACTTTGTGCTACGAACGTGTGTACGAACGACGGGCGCGGTGTGACGGTGTGTACTAAggtagaatcatcggcacgaatcttgagcgctgagctttacctgcgcagaagtgatttattagcaaagaaccaatcccgagtgacggctattaCGCAATGCACTGctggccaatcaccgctttagcccgcacccgcgcctcacttcacactacaaaagggacccaatcaATTACTTTTGCGCCGTTATACTGATGTAATACGCTAGATGTCGCTGATACATGTTTAAAAATTACACTGAATCGCTAAAAACTATGTCCAATGCAAGTTTGTACACATGTAAAACAATGTGCAATGtcacttttgttttaatagtgTCGTTATACGCTAGATGTCGCTGATAAATAACTATAAAGGCGCCTTTGTTATTCATTTTCCCCTCGAGATAAGTTTTGTATGGTGGGTTAAGGTAACTTCCTaaactagtaaaaaaataattaaaatgcagTATGTCCTCGAGCCTCAAACTTTGTCACATAAATAATCTACACCGGATCCACACCTTAAATCGGTGCCTAAAGAGCTTATTACATTatcactaaattcagtcgtctttcagtcactaaattcagatcgcatttaggaaggtaggtttcatcAAATCATTtggaaacctaattagacaaacctcATTAGGTTACTGAATTTAGTcaatgtaataagccctttaccTAAGGGATCAAATCAAATCACACAAAAGTAAGGGTGACATTGCTGTATTGTAgtgaaattacataaaatatatttttcaagctTTCCGTTCTGAATTTCTTACACTAAAAACTCTGCTAAACCGATTTAGATCATATTTATTATGGAATCTTTGCGTGCAGGTGGAGCATTTAGCGAAAATCATTC
The sequence above is a segment of the Helicoverpa armigera isolate CAAS_96S chromosome 20, ASM3070526v1, whole genome shotgun sequence genome. Coding sequences within it:
- the LOC110373499 gene encoding WD repeat-containing protein 37, which encodes MKSSKRRLQALTEGSDGLPNYLKMEDSETSIPPVFRSRLHELFSQIEKEFDLLYTENLNLQEKIDMLSEKLERESYVGDKQNLDYIEFDVTGKNSKVKLTQSNSQKVKASHKLRVQTSKIVSSFKAPTYSCQLVREFTGHKDGIWDVSSARPGQALIGTASADHTACVWSVEWGKCLLQYTGHSGSVNSIRFHPSRDIALTSSGDNTAHVWQAAVNWDLPRGQSSEEELEGGGEESLGEGGDRPEVLRTPLTELGGHQGVVVAADWLTGGDHVITASWDRTANLYDVETGDCLQVLTGHDHELTHASAHHASRLVVTASRDTTFRLWDFREPIHSVSVFQGHTESVTSAVFTREDKVVSGSDDRSVKVWDVRNMRSALATIRSDSSVNRVGVSGNGLIAIPHDNRQVRLFDLQGQRLARLPRSSRQGHRRMVTSVAWADDISSNINFFSCGFDRRILGWSIQPSKEN